Proteins encoded within one genomic window of Festucalex cinctus isolate MCC-2025b chromosome 18, RoL_Fcin_1.0, whole genome shotgun sequence:
- the fam76b gene encoding protein FAM76B isoform X2 produces MATSALYACTKCNQRYPFEELSQGQQLCKECRIAHPIVKCTYCRSEFQQESKTNTICKKCAQNVKQFGTPKPCQYCNIIAAFIGTKCQRCTNSEKKYGPPQTCEQCKQQCAFDRKEEGRRKVDGKLLCWLCTLSYRRVLQKTKEQRKGFGSANSSSLNEKDHHSRQHHHQQQRHSSSHHKLSGSLSPEQEQGLWKQSHKSSSIQKETPKKKPKLEMKPSNGDSSITQSMDSGGTDNFILISQLKEEVMSLKRLLQQRDQTILDKERKLTELKADFQYQESNMRVKMNQMEKAHKESMEQQQAKNRELMKQVAALSKGKKFDRTGSSLLLP; encoded by the exons ATGGCAACGTCGGCTCTGTACGCCTGTACAAAGTGTAACCAGCGGTACCCGTTCGAGGAGCTGTCGCAAGGCCAGCAGCTGTGCAAG GAGTGTCGCATCGCACACCCAATCGTGAAATGCACCTACTGCAGATCTGAGTTTCAGCAGGAAAG TAAAACCAATACCATCTGCAAGAAATGTGCCCAGAACGTCAAACAGTTTGGAACA CCCAAACCTTGTCAATACTGTAACATTATTGCAGCGTTTATTGGGACAAAGTGCCAACGTTGTACAAACTCGGAAAAGAAATACGGGCCACCTCAAACCTGCGAGCAGTGCAAACAGCAGTGTGCCTTTGACCGCAAGGAGGAAGGCAGGAGAAAG GTGGACGGAAAGCTGCTGTGCTGGCTCTGCACTCTGTCCTATCGTCGCGTTCTGCAAAAAACCAAGGAGCAGAGGAAAGGCTTCGGCTCCGCTAACTCCTCGTCCCTGAATGAGAAAGACCATCACTCGAGGCAGCACCACCATCAACAGCAAAGACACAGCAGCTCTCACCACAA ACTGAGTGGGAGCTTGAGTCCTGAGCAGGAGCAAGGATTGTGGAAGCAGAG CCATAAATCATCTTCAATCCAAAAAGAGACCCCAAAGAAGAAACCAAAACTGGAGATGAAGCCATCAAATGGTGACAG TTCCATCACCCAATCCATGGATTCAGGAGGAACTGACAACTTCATTCTCATCAGCCAACTGAAAGAAGAGGTTATGTCACTAAAAAGACTGCTGCAGCAGAGGGATCAGACCATACTCGACAAGGAACGAAAG CTAACAGAGCTAAAAGCAGACTTTCAGTACCAAGAGTCCAACATGAGAGTCAAGATGAACCAAATGGAGAAAGCACACAAAGAGTCGATGGAACAGCAGCAG GCGAAGAACAGAGAGCTGATGAAACAAGTGGCCGCGCTGTCCAAAGGGAAAAAGTTTGATCGGACTGGAAGTTCGCTGCTGTTGCCGTAA
- the fam76b gene encoding protein FAM76B isoform X1 translates to MATSALYACTKCNQRYPFEELSQGQQLCKECRIAHPIVKCTYCRSEFQQESKTNTICKKCAQNVKQFGTPKPCQYCNIIAAFIGTKCQRCTNSEKKYGPPQTCEQCKQQCAFDRKEEGRRKVDGKLLCWLCTLSYRRVLQKTKEQRKGFGSANSSSLNEKDHHSRQHHHQQQRHSSSHHKLSGSLSPEQEQGLWKQSHKSSSIQKETPKKKPKLEMKPSNGDSSSITQSMDSGGTDNFILISQLKEEVMSLKRLLQQRDQTILDKERKLTELKADFQYQESNMRVKMNQMEKAHKESMEQQQAKNRELMKQVAALSKGKKFDRTGSSLLLP, encoded by the exons ATGGCAACGTCGGCTCTGTACGCCTGTACAAAGTGTAACCAGCGGTACCCGTTCGAGGAGCTGTCGCAAGGCCAGCAGCTGTGCAAG GAGTGTCGCATCGCACACCCAATCGTGAAATGCACCTACTGCAGATCTGAGTTTCAGCAGGAAAG TAAAACCAATACCATCTGCAAGAAATGTGCCCAGAACGTCAAACAGTTTGGAACA CCCAAACCTTGTCAATACTGTAACATTATTGCAGCGTTTATTGGGACAAAGTGCCAACGTTGTACAAACTCGGAAAAGAAATACGGGCCACCTCAAACCTGCGAGCAGTGCAAACAGCAGTGTGCCTTTGACCGCAAGGAGGAAGGCAGGAGAAAG GTGGACGGAAAGCTGCTGTGCTGGCTCTGCACTCTGTCCTATCGTCGCGTTCTGCAAAAAACCAAGGAGCAGAGGAAAGGCTTCGGCTCCGCTAACTCCTCGTCCCTGAATGAGAAAGACCATCACTCGAGGCAGCACCACCATCAACAGCAAAGACACAGCAGCTCTCACCACAA ACTGAGTGGGAGCTTGAGTCCTGAGCAGGAGCAAGGATTGTGGAAGCAGAG CCATAAATCATCTTCAATCCAAAAAGAGACCCCAAAGAAGAAACCAAAACTGGAGATGAAGCCATCAAATGGTGACAG TAGTTCCATCACCCAATCCATGGATTCAGGAGGAACTGACAACTTCATTCTCATCAGCCAACTGAAAGAAGAGGTTATGTCACTAAAAAGACTGCTGCAGCAGAGGGATCAGACCATACTCGACAAGGAACGAAAG CTAACAGAGCTAAAAGCAGACTTTCAGTACCAAGAGTCCAACATGAGAGTCAAGATGAACCAAATGGAGAAAGCACACAAAGAGTCGATGGAACAGCAGCAG GCGAAGAACAGAGAGCTGATGAAACAAGTGGCCGCGCTGTCCAAAGGGAAAAAGTTTGATCGGACTGGAAGTTCGCTGCTGTTGCCGTAA